The genomic DNA GTATTGACGAGATTACGCCAAGAAGCTGAACTGCCTAATTATCATTACTCTCCAGATTTTATGATCCAAACGAATGTACTGTTAACAGACTTTATCGACCAGCCAGAAGAATGGTTGGCAGAAAATCGTTTGGCAGAGTGGCAGATGGCAACACAGACTTCCCAAACGACAGTTAAATTTACGTTGTCAAATGATGAAATCAATCGCTTAGTGGAAAAACGACAATTAGATCAAACAACTGGAATTTTCATGCATCCAATCATTGATCCGACTTTTTCAGTTTTATTGTTATATACTGATCCTTATTATCATGATCGATTCTTGGAAAAAGAACCAACACAGTTAGGCGTTGCGTTTTCGAAAGAAAACATGTTAGTCTTAATGAAGGAAAAAGAGGAGACTAGTGAAAGCAGTGATAATCAATGAGGAGTTGTTTGAACTGGAGGACCAGTGTCATCAGCTTGTTCAAACGATTGTAACAAGTGAAATGATGGAACAATATCTCAAAACTAAAAAAGAGATGGAAACTTCTATCAACGTCAACCAGTTAAAAAATGATTTTATTGTAAGCAGACAAGCATTTGAAGAAATTTCACCTTATGGAAAGTACGTTCCAGAGTTTCGTGAAAAACAACGAACTGTACGACAAGCCAAAAGGCAGCTGGATCTAAATGAAGAAGTAGCTGCTTTTCGAATAAGTGAAACAGAATTACAAAAGATACTAGATTCCATTGGAAAACAAC from Enterococcus mundtii includes the following:
- a CDS encoding YlbF family regulator — translated: MIINEELFELEDQCHQLVQTIVTSEMMEQYLKTKKEMETSINVNQLKNDFIVSRQAFEEISPYGKYVPEFREKQRTVRQAKRQLDLNEEVAAFRISETELQKILDSIGKQLAHTISTEIKISAGSPFFEKSEGCGGNCHGHRK